Proteins encoded by one window of Planctomycetia bacterium:
- a CDS encoding sugar phosphate isomerase/epimerase encodes MQYAICNETFEGWNHQQICQSIANLGYQGLEVAPFTLGPSPVLLPKNERILLHQQAKDLGIEIIGLHWLLAKTEGFHLTSPDATTRYRTAQYLAELAVLCHDLGGSLMVLGSPLQRNRLPGVSEAQAFEFALDTLKQAMPALGDKGVRLCIEPLGTAETNFLNTCAEANALIKAVDHPLCVLHLDVKAMAAECQTLEDGQAIASLIRENISKTGHFHANDPNRRGPGFGPMPFQPIMKALQDCRYAGWVSVEVFDYTPDPMTIARESIRYMKECLRVG; translated from the coding sequence ATGCAGTACGCCATTTGCAACGAGACCTTCGAAGGCTGGAATCACCAGCAAATCTGCCAATCTATAGCCAATTTGGGCTACCAGGGTTTGGAAGTAGCGCCATTTACGCTGGGGCCGTCACCCGTTTTGCTCCCCAAAAATGAGAGAATTCTCCTACATCAGCAGGCAAAAGACCTGGGAATCGAGATTATTGGCCTGCATTGGCTCTTGGCGAAAACAGAGGGATTTCATCTAACCAGCCCGGATGCGACTACGCGATATCGCACAGCGCAATATCTGGCCGAGTTAGCGGTGCTGTGCCATGACCTGGGTGGTTCACTCATGGTGCTCGGCTCTCCTCTCCAGCGAAACAGGCTGCCTGGCGTTTCAGAAGCACAGGCTTTTGAGTTTGCACTCGATACCCTGAAGCAGGCTATGCCAGCATTGGGTGATAAAGGCGTTCGCCTCTGCATCGAGCCGCTCGGAACGGCAGAAACCAACTTTCTCAATACCTGTGCTGAAGCGAACGCACTCATCAAGGCGGTTGATCATCCTCTTTGCGTTCTGCATCTCGATGTCAAAGCCATGGCAGCAGAATGTCAGACCCTGGAAGATGGCCAGGCCATTGCATCATTGATCAGGGAAAATATTTCGAAGACCGGGCATTTTCATGCCAACGATCCGAACCGTCGCGGTCCGGGTTTTGGCCCGATGCCATTTCAGCCGATCATGAAAGCGTTACAAGATTGCAGGTATGCTGGCTGGGTTTCGGTGGAGGTGTTTGACTACACACCCGATCCTATGACGATTGCACGTGAATCGATCCGGTACATGAAAGAGTGTTTGCGGGTGGGCTGA
- a CDS encoding glutathione peroxidase, producing MENIMLRLLCAMTSVLGLLGITLQAAEKPEGVLNHTVKNIEGKEIKLSEYQGKVVLVVNVASKCGYTRQYKTLQSLYEKYKDKGLVVLGFPCNQFGKQEPGDEAAIMEFCSSKYQVTFPMFSKIDVNGAETSSFYAALKEKAPGDIKWNFEKFLIGRNGEVIKRFGSKVEPDGQELVSAVEAALGK from the coding sequence ATGGAGAACATCATGTTGAGACTGCTCTGTGCGATGACGAGTGTACTAGGCCTGCTGGGGATCACTCTGCAGGCAGCAGAAAAACCAGAAGGTGTTTTGAATCACACCGTTAAGAACATCGAAGGTAAAGAAATTAAGCTGTCGGAATACCAGGGCAAAGTTGTTCTGGTGGTAAATGTAGCCAGCAAGTGTGGCTACACCCGTCAATACAAGACTTTGCAAAGTCTGTATGAGAAGTACAAGGACAAGGGACTGGTCGTGCTGGGCTTCCCCTGTAACCAGTTTGGCAAACAGGAACCTGGCGATGAAGCTGCGATCATGGAGTTCTGCAGCAGCAAGTATCAGGTAACCTTCCCGATGTTTTCCAAGATCGATGTGAATGGCGCAGAGACATCAAGCTTTTACGCTGCACTGAAAGAGAAGGCACCAGGCGACATCAAATGGAATTTCGAGAAATTCCTGATCGGTCGCAACGGTGAAGTCATCAAGCGGTTCGGCAGCAAGGTGGAACCCGATGGCCAGGAACTGGTTTCCGCAGTGGAAGCAGCTCTGGGTAAATAA
- a CDS encoding alkaline phosphatase D family protein, translating into MRLHLILIFCWCVCATLHAQEPGSAPLRRIAFGSCARQDKPQPIWDAVLDQKPEIFLFLGDNIYGDTNDMTVLKRKYEQLGKVPGFQRLKQSVKLMATWDDHDYGKDDAGYEYGPKKESQNLFLDFFGIPADSPRRQQEGIYSAEAFGPSGQRVQIIMLDTRTFRTPLKKQPVKNKDEGPYIPDSSETADMLGATQWKWLEEQLKQPADVRIIASSIQVVAEDHGWEKWSNFPTQREKLFKLIETSKAKGVIFVSGDRHLAEISMLPTGMGYPAYDVTSSGLTEANRRWRTFETNRHRVGTMNFGNNFGMITFDWYQKDPLIRLQIRDELGEVTLQQKVSLSTIHPDWAPKFPSTVAAAPQATSPGTINTLDAAKKIGEEVTVEFTVKATGGSGSRVFLNSVADFRDSSNFTVVLEKEYLKAATEITEPREYFKGKKIQVTGKVDTYRDTVQIKVSNPKQMKVVP; encoded by the coding sequence ATGCGCCTCCATCTAATTCTCATTTTCTGCTGGTGTGTTTGTGCAACCTTGCATGCTCAAGAACCTGGTTCTGCTCCGTTGCGTCGCATCGCATTTGGCAGTTGCGCCCGACAGGATAAGCCTCAACCCATCTGGGATGCCGTGCTTGATCAGAAGCCTGAAATATTCCTCTTTCTCGGCGACAATATCTACGGCGACACCAATGACATGACTGTTCTCAAACGCAAGTACGAGCAGCTAGGCAAAGTGCCAGGCTTTCAGCGTCTCAAACAATCAGTCAAACTGATGGCTACCTGGGACGATCACGATTACGGCAAAGATGATGCAGGCTACGAGTATGGCCCCAAGAAGGAATCACAGAATCTCTTTCTCGATTTCTTCGGCATACCAGCCGACTCGCCCCGTCGTCAGCAGGAAGGCATTTACTCTGCTGAAGCATTCGGCCCATCCGGCCAGCGTGTGCAGATCATCATGCTCGATACCCGCACGTTCCGCACCCCCCTCAAGAAACAGCCTGTTAAAAATAAGGACGAAGGTCCCTACATTCCCGACTCCAGTGAAACTGCAGACATGCTCGGTGCTACCCAGTGGAAATGGCTGGAAGAGCAACTGAAACAACCTGCTGATGTGAGGATCATTGCATCGAGCATCCAAGTGGTGGCGGAAGACCACGGCTGGGAAAAATGGAGTAATTTCCCCACGCAGCGGGAAAAACTGTTCAAACTGATCGAAACATCAAAAGCCAAAGGCGTTATTTTTGTCAGTGGGGATAGGCATCTCGCTGAAATCTCGATGCTGCCAACAGGCATGGGCTATCCTGCATACGATGTCACCTCCAGCGGCTTGACCGAAGCCAACAGACGCTGGCGAACGTTTGAAACCAACCGCCATCGTGTAGGCACTATGAACTTTGGCAACAATTTCGGAATGATCACTTTTGACTGGTATCAGAAAGATCCGCTGATCCGCCTGCAGATTCGCGATGAACTGGGTGAGGTCACCCTTCAACAAAAGGTGTCGCTCAGCACCATCCACCCAGATTGGGCACCGAAATTTCCTTCGACAGTTGCTGCCGCCCCACAAGCCACTAGCCCGGGCACCATCAACACTCTGGATGCTGCCAAGAAGATTGGCGAAGAAGTTACCGTGGAATTCACGGTGAAAGCAACCGGTGGCAGTGGAAGTCGCGTGTTTCTCAACTCCGTAGCTGACTTTCGCGATTCCAGCAACTTCACGGTGGTGCTGGAAAAGGAGTATCTGAAAGCTGCAACCGAGATCACTGAGCCACGTGAATATTTCAAAGGCAAGAAGATACAGGTAACCGGTAAAGTGGATACCTATCGCGACACGGTGCAGATCAAGGTGAGTAATCCTAAACAAATGAAAGTAGTACCGTAA
- a CDS encoding dual specificity protein phosphatase family protein has translation MAKPRSEEELLWLRQHGIDILISLTEEPPQRRAVNQAGLMQVHIPVMDFTAPSQNDLQTAIDAIRKAKDSQLGAAVHCGAGLGRTGTILAAWFVAEGMTSSDAIKHVRQLRPGSIETEEQEEAIHLFAREVKRGEK, from the coding sequence ATGGCCAAGCCTCGTAGCGAGGAAGAGCTTCTATGGCTTCGCCAGCATGGTATTGATATCCTCATTTCGCTGACGGAAGAGCCGCCACAGCGTCGTGCCGTCAATCAAGCCGGGCTGATGCAGGTGCATATTCCCGTGATGGATTTTACCGCCCCATCGCAGAACGATTTGCAAACGGCTATCGATGCAATTCGCAAAGCGAAAGATTCACAACTGGGCGCTGCGGTACACTGTGGTGCAGGTCTGGGCCGCACGGGCACGATTCTAGCTGCGTGGTTTGTCGCTGAAGGAATGACTTCGTCCGATGCCATCAAGCATGTGCGGCAACTGCGCCCGGGTTCCATCGAAACCGAGGAACAGGAAGAGGCTATTCACCTGTTTGCCAGGGAAGTGAAGCGGGGAGAGAAGTAG
- a CDS encoding response regulator produces MENREIISDAPVPLEHMEALSHFAGEIGLRLGRYLMTVLGESNYLLGLHPPGDRSRPWIEQIKSAAGAASQLVQQLITFSCRHPPEVELITLHAIIKRVAEKFTMLFGNSLARGEFQIDVQLNAGDSLILVDANQFESAIVRLLQWIHQRSSTGTLTLKTRDVPGGIQLSLCDPGPALTDAEQQHLFEPFHGVDPESADMGLAVAYGIIRQAQGKVLLNTGENGTEIIIELPLAATEVSKPVTQAKANKQTVLVVDDEELVRNYLVLALQHLGYEVIAAKDSNDALFHCLQTSVNIDVLLTDMILPGINGRQLAEQAKKLRPTLKMVFMSGYTENMLGEGRVFLRKPVTPDQLQRALEHVLSTSGDPLSKALSSIEVQLK; encoded by the coding sequence ATGGAAAATCGAGAAATCATCTCTGATGCACCAGTGCCACTGGAACACATGGAAGCCCTCAGCCATTTTGCGGGTGAGATTGGCTTAAGGCTCGGCAGATACCTGATGACTGTTCTTGGCGAGAGCAATTATCTTCTGGGGTTGCACCCGCCGGGTGATCGTTCACGTCCGTGGATTGAACAGATCAAATCTGCTGCCGGTGCTGCCTCACAACTGGTACAGCAACTGATAACGTTTTCATGCAGGCACCCGCCCGAAGTGGAACTGATCACACTCCACGCCATCATCAAACGAGTTGCTGAGAAGTTCACGATGCTCTTTGGCAACAGCCTCGCCCGGGGTGAATTTCAAATTGATGTGCAATTAAACGCCGGCGATTCGCTCATCCTGGTCGATGCCAACCAGTTTGAATCAGCCATCGTCAGGCTGCTTCAGTGGATTCATCAGCGAAGCAGTACCGGAACGCTCACGCTCAAAACCCGTGATGTTCCTGGCGGGATACAACTGAGCCTGTGTGACCCTGGCCCTGCACTTACCGATGCAGAGCAACAACATCTTTTTGAACCTTTTCATGGCGTTGATCCTGAATCTGCCGACATGGGCCTCGCAGTTGCTTACGGCATCATTCGCCAGGCACAAGGTAAAGTGCTGCTGAACACCGGTGAGAACGGCACCGAAATCATCATCGAGCTACCCCTGGCTGCTACGGAAGTCAGCAAACCCGTAACTCAAGCCAAAGCCAACAAGCAGACCGTTCTGGTAGTGGATGATGAAGAACTGGTTCGCAATTACCTGGTACTGGCACTGCAGCATCTGGGCTATGAAGTGATCGCAGCCAAGGACAGTAACGATGCCCTTTTTCACTGCCTGCAGACAAGCGTGAATATCGATGTTCTCCTGACCGATATGATTCTGCCAGGCATCAATGGTCGTCAGTTGGCAGAGCAGGCCAAGAAGCTTAGACCAACCTTGAAGATGGTTTTCATGTCCGGGTATACCGAGAACATGCTGGGGGAGGGTAGGGTCTTTCTCCGTAAACCCGTTACGCCAGACCAGTTGCAACGAGCACTTGAACATGTACTCAGCACTTCAGGCGATCCACTTTCCAAAGCATTGTCTAGCATCGAAGTACAGTTAAAATGA
- the prfB gene encoding peptide chain release factor 2 (programmed frameshift), which yields MLNPELRHRLDDVVARLTNLQDSLDLPGKLAERSRLEARMGEAGFWDQPEKAKQVIAQLKPLNNLLKPFEELNKTKDDMVVMAEFASEDPSMEAELASELARFEKRFNAFEFQAMLSGPEDGSNAFLRIQAGTGGTDACDFANMLLRMYTRWAEDHGYTVELTDQLDNEEAGIRNATIRIAGDYAYGRLQSEIGVHRLVRISPFGSGDKRQTSFVAVDVLPEIEQPTIEIKPDDVEIQTFSCGGPGGQHVNKTQSGVRLIHHPTGLVAESRSERSQHKNKDNCWKMLYAKMFKMEENRRRAEVEKQYDDKGEVAWGNQIRNYVMQPYTLVKDTRTGTETAQVQKVLDGDLDQFMEDYLQQLVMKRNKK from the exons GTGCTTAACCCTGAGTTGCGTCATCGGCTTGATGATGTGGTTGCCCGCCTGACCAATCTGCAGGACTCTCTT GACCTTCCGGGCAAACTAGCCGAGCGAAGCAGGCTAGAAGCACGAATGGGAGAAGCAGGCTTCTGGGATCAACCTGAAAAAGCCAAGCAGGTCATTGCCCAGCTTAAGCCGCTCAACAATCTCCTGAAGCCTTTTGAAGAACTGAATAAAACCAAAGACGACATGGTTGTGATGGCGGAGTTCGCCAGCGAAGATCCATCCATGGAAGCAGAGTTGGCTTCCGAATTGGCCCGATTTGAAAAGCGTTTTAACGCATTCGAATTCCAGGCCATGCTCAGCGGACCAGAGGATGGCAGCAATGCCTTCCTCCGCATCCAGGCTGGCACTGGCGGAACCGATGCTTGCGATTTCGCCAACATGCTCCTCCGCATGTACACCCGCTGGGCGGAAGATCATGGCTACACGGTCGAATTGACGGATCAACTCGATAACGAAGAAGCAGGCATCCGCAATGCCACCATTCGCATTGCCGGCGATTATGCCTACGGCAGGCTGCAATCAGAGATCGGCGTGCACCGGTTGGTGCGCATCAGCCCGTTTGGTTCAGGCGATAAGCGACAGACCAGTTTTGTCGCGGTCGATGTGCTTCCGGAAATCGAACAGCCTACTATCGAAATCAAGCCGGACGATGTCGAAATTCAGACGTTTTCCTGTGGTGGTCCGGGTGGCCAGCATGTCAACAAAACCCAGTCAGGTGTAAGGCTTATTCATCACCCCACCGGGTTGGTCGCTGAAAGCCGATCAGAACGCAGCCAGCATAAGAACAAGGACAACTGCTGGAAAATGCTCTACGCCAAGATGTTCAAGATGGAGGAAAACCGCCGACGTGCCGAAGTGGAAAAGCAGTATGACGACAAAGGCGAAGTGGCCTGGGGCAACCAGATTCGCAATTACGTCATGCAGCCTTACACCCTTGTCAAAGATACCCGGACCGGCACCGAAACCGCCCAGGTGCAGAAAGTGCTCGATGGCGATCTCGATCAATTCATGGAGGATTACCTGCAGCAGCTGGTAATGAAACGGAATAAGAAGTAA
- a CDS encoding gamma carbonic anhydrase family protein produces the protein MRRIRDYFLAANATVVGKVTLSEGVNIWYGCVIRGDVDQIIVGKNVNIQDLTMIHCDTGFPNELEEGVVVGHSAIIHGSRVSKHCLIGMGATLLGRSVIGEESIIAARALIPEGVVIPPRSLVMGVPGKIVRQVTDEEVVRIKELNTHYLKLAAAHADGAFTVGHV, from the coding sequence ATGCGTCGAATACGTGACTACTTCCTCGCTGCCAACGCCACCGTTGTAGGCAAGGTAACTCTCTCCGAAGGTGTCAACATCTGGTATGGCTGCGTGATTCGTGGTGATGTTGATCAGATCATTGTTGGAAAGAATGTCAACATCCAAGACCTGACGATGATCCACTGCGACACGGGTTTCCCCAATGAACTTGAAGAAGGAGTTGTCGTGGGGCACTCTGCTATTATCCACGGTTCGCGTGTGAGTAAACATTGCCTGATTGGCATGGGAGCCACACTATTGGGCCGCAGCGTGATTGGTGAGGAGAGCATCATTGCAGCACGGGCTTTGATTCCGGAAGGAGTAGTGATTCCGCCACGCAGCCTGGTGATGGGAGTGCCCGGAAAAATAGTCAGGCAGGTAACTGATGAAGAAGTTGTTCGCATCAAGGAGTTGAACACCCACTACCTGAAACTGGCAGCGGCTCATGCGGATGGTGCGTTCACCGTGGGACACGTTTGA
- a CDS encoding cystathionine beta-synthase codes for MLDNVLQAIGRTPLIRLNKVTEGLRTPIYVKVEAMNPGGSVKDRVGLAMITDAERKGHLKPGGTIIEATAGNTGVGLAMAAAVKGYRCIFVLPDKMSQEKISLLKAYGAEIVITATNVPPNSPESYAGVADRLTREIPGAWRPNQFANLSNPEIHYRTTGPEIWQQSEGRVTALVAGVGTGGTLSGAGRYLKEQNPDIKLIGADPDGSILSGSMPKSWKVEGIGEDFVPRTLDSQIVDEWICVKDADSFYAARAMARKEGLLLGGSAGTNVAAAIQYARRLGPNDLVVVIGCDTGRNYLSKFYDDNWMRETGLLKDDPNNECIGDMLKKRGDRPLISIAPTATVAEAIDVLQKRGISQMPVVLDGQALGSVQEITVARFLQEGHEPSQVQVKDVMAKPLPQLDVSTHIDEAFRLLQAGNTGVLATLQGKVVDIVTRIDLIQYWNQRRKR; via the coding sequence ATGCTCGACAACGTTTTGCAGGCCATCGGTCGCACGCCACTGATCCGCCTGAACAAGGTCACCGAAGGCTTACGCACTCCCATCTATGTCAAAGTGGAAGCGATGAACCCAGGTGGCTCGGTCAAGGATCGAGTCGGCCTGGCCATGATTACCGATGCTGAACGCAAGGGGCATCTGAAACCCGGCGGAACCATCATCGAAGCCACGGCGGGGAATACCGGTGTCGGCCTGGCGATGGCTGCAGCAGTGAAGGGGTATCGCTGCATCTTTGTGCTGCCTGACAAAATGTCGCAGGAGAAGATCAGCCTGCTGAAAGCCTACGGTGCCGAGATCGTCATCACTGCCACTAATGTTCCGCCTAATTCCCCCGAAAGCTATGCAGGCGTGGCCGATCGCCTTACTCGCGAAATTCCTGGAGCCTGGCGACCCAACCAGTTTGCCAACCTCAGCAACCCGGAAATTCACTACCGCACCACTGGCCCCGAAATCTGGCAGCAGAGCGAGGGACGTGTCACGGCACTGGTTGCAGGCGTTGGCACGGGGGGCACCTTATCCGGCGCAGGCCGCTATCTGAAGGAACAGAATCCTGACATCAAGCTCATCGGCGCTGATCCCGATGGTTCCATTCTCTCAGGCAGCATGCCCAAAAGCTGGAAAGTTGAAGGCATCGGCGAAGACTTTGTTCCACGCACGCTCGATAGCCAGATTGTGGATGAATGGATCTGTGTTAAGGATGCTGACAGCTTCTATGCTGCACGAGCCATGGCACGCAAGGAAGGATTGCTGCTAGGCGGCTCTGCTGGCACCAATGTCGCTGCTGCCATTCAATATGCCCGGCGACTTGGTCCGAACGACCTGGTTGTTGTCATCGGCTGCGATACGGGCAGGAACTATCTCAGCAAGTTTTATGACGACAACTGGATGCGTGAAACCGGGTTGCTCAAAGACGATCCCAATAACGAATGCATTGGCGACATGCTGAAGAAACGGGGCGACAGGCCGCTCATCAGCATTGCACCTACCGCCACGGTGGCAGAAGCTATTGATGTGCTGCAGAAGCGAGGTATCTCCCAGATGCCCGTCGTTCTGGATGGCCAAGCACTCGGTTCTGTTCAGGAGATTACGGTAGCACGTTTTCTCCAGGAAGGGCACGAGCCTTCCCAGGTGCAAGTCAAGGATGTCATGGCCAAGCCGTTGCCTCAACTTGATGTCAGCACACATATAGATGAAGCATTCCGCCTGTTGCAGGCTGGCAACACCGGCGTGCTCGCCACATTGCAAGGCAAAGTAGTCGATATCGTCACCAGGATCGACCTGATT